The sequence GACTAAATCAGATGCTGAATACAGATGAAGCGTTGGCATGAAGCTGGACTATCACCTAATGTACTTAGGTCTGCAACGCTTCCATTTAAACTCAAGTAAAGAACTCTGGCGCCATCTAGTGACTGAGACATGTAGGTGAAGCGCGTGTGTTTGACCTGCTTTTCACCTCACACTTCATCtggcaaacagcagcacatgaGACAAAACCACCCAGCCTGTATTCAAGGCTAAACCGAATCTTTGATTAtgcaaaatatttcaaactgtGGAAGAGATTTCACttagaacaaacaaacaaaaaaaaacctcactgaTTATAAGCAAAACATTCTTCAAACAGAACGACACTTAGGCATTTTtactcaaatatttaaatacacGTTTGAGCTGCCTGtgcttgtgttttcatttaatacCAGCTTACGCTTTTGCTACAAAAAGAAATACTGTGCTATATTTATCTGTCCGTTAAATATtatgaatttatattttacatgccAGCAATATAATGAGCctataaaatatagaatataattCTAGATGACACTATGTTTTGTGAAGATAAAATTAATTTCCTGTCAACAAACACATCCTTGCAGTACTTTGCatgtccaccagatgtcagagttaaaaaaaaaaaaacccctgcaAAAGCCAAGGAGACACAAACAAAGGTTAGAACATTAAAAAGGAGGATAAATCAGTGAAGCTTAATGACATGTAAGGAAGATGGATGAGCTCTGTCCAGTGCGGTTACTTTAAAATGTGTCTTCTGCTTCGGGAAAAGCCGACCAAACCGACAGCCAGTGcatttttcattcaaaatgttttgaaagATATGTTCAAATGAATTGAATCTGTCAccatttaaaaagtcaaatatttcagCTTATTTAAGGCATGTGAATGCAGACCGTCAGCCCCAATAAACAGCAGTACAAGCCGGGACATCACAGAATAaagaataatgaaataataacatTTGTATTCTAAATCGAACTGTTCATGCAAAGATTTGTGATGATCGGCTTCACAGTGGTGAATGAATCTGCTTTCCACTCTTTCagcttttttatattttataacacTGTGCCACAAGTGTCAGGTTTAAGTGGATTTGTGGCGATGAGGGACAAATGTTAATAGGGATGAATTTACAATTTTAGTCCCGTCACGTTCTGCCATACAAGCCCCTTCAAATATTGAAATGCCAGCAATGTACGGACGATATGTGTGCATGCTAAAGCGTGATTGTCATTCCCTGAGTTCCCTCCATCTCCCtggcttttctctctctctaaggTCCAGGCTCTCCCCAGTAATAATACATGAAGGGCTCCTTTACCTCATCCATTAATCAGGAGGGAGGCAGAGGTAAAGGAGGGCTGATCTTTGGCcccagcacacatacacacacccagactCACCTATCATTAATAATTGAAGGCATATTAATGCAGATAAATAATTAAACTTTGGGGGATCTTTTTAGAGTCCTAATGAGAAGTAGGGGACAGATTGCTCCTCAGCCTTATTACGTCTTGCTGAGAAGTTTGTGAAAGCTTAAGGTGATGATAAATGGGCCCCATCGAGTAATTGGCAAATTAAATCAATGCAGACACTTTGCTGGGCGTCCACATCGCTGCCCGATGGTGCTATTTAAAGTAGAAATGTCTCTTCTTGTCTAATGTGTGTGGAATTTTTTTTGGCTCTATATGACAATGTCAGTCGACTGTTTTGATTGAGCCTGAAATATCTTTTACGGCCGTTGGATGGATTCAGATGAAATGATTTGTACAGACATTTACGGTCCAGAGAGGATGACTCCTTCTGACTATGTTGAtgctgcccttttttttttatctagcAGCACCAAGAGGTCGACAGTTTCGGTTTGTTGCGAAAGAGCTTGACAACTTGGGGAATGGATTGCCACTGCAATCCCCTCATGATGAATTGTAATAACTTTGATGACACCTTAACGTTTCATCCGGCTCCGTCAAGTCAAGTGTCAGCTTCAGCTGTACATTGTGTTgagtgctaattagcaaaggGGCCTGCTGAGCTTCTAAAGTAAGATGGTAAGACGCTGAGCTAGAGAACAGCGTCCTTGTATGCTTGTGCTTCACACTTTAAACATGCATGCAGCAGCAGATGTATGCATGACTGTGGGgtctcggtgtgtgtgtgtgtgtgtgtgtgtcctcatcAGCCATGCTGCCTGGGGCCACTCTAACCTTTCAGTCGACTCTCTGCGGATTGTCCCTCTCATCTGGCATCCTCAGCCTGTCACTGTCATCAGCCAGAGGAGCGATGAAAGATATAGTCCTCTCATCGTCTTTGTTACAATAAAAGCCGCCTGCTACAATGACTTATTCCCGTAACCTTTACTCCCCTATATTCACAAATGACAGATTGCTTGACACAGGATTCTAAAAACCTCCTGAGAGACATGGTAATAAATTAACAATGTCTCTCATAAGTCAttatcagattttaaaaatcagacacgTGGCCATTTTACACAGTTTGAGTAATTCgctgaaaaggaaaaaggagaaaaagtgcagattattttcttgatttagATGTTTGGATTTCtaaaatgtcaggaaatagTGGGAAAATGCCAAATTggcagtgatttattttgagCAACAATTTAAAAACTCAAATGTGCTTCGCTCATTATATTAGCAGACAAACAAACCCAGTGTATATCACTTTTAAAGCgaaatatctatctatctgtaaatatctatctatttattataatatcccagggatctgctggagcctatcccagctctctttgggtggaaggcaggggtccaccctggacaggtcaccagtccatcacaataatgttaaaataactCGAAGAGTCACTTTAAACTGGTGAACATCATCTTTCATTAACTGCCACCGCAGCCTCTAATGTTTATGTCCTTCCAGGGTTTCAGCGACAATAAGCTGTGACACTATAGATCTAAGAATGAGTAACTCTAAGTTTACCCTTTGAAAGGAAGCACTTCCCTTTATTCGTTGACGTTATTTACCTCCATGAGAAGAAACTATGTTTGCCCTCTTTTATGTCCTCTCATTATTTTCAGGTTCCTTCTCTTTCgtcctcttctctttcctctcgtTTGGCCGATTAAACCGAAGAGGAGATGTAATTTTCGAAGtgcagactgacagatgaagtGAGTCAGCATTTGGCTGAATCCTACTCCAACATATGAATCGTAATACTGAGAAtacatccccccccccccgaggcACATCCGTGTGGGTGTTCATTGTTTAGTATCAACTATATCACAAGGGGAAGGCTGATATAAGATATAATCTAAGGTAAGAATATGTTTTGATCAGCAAAATCCAAACAGACAATTTTACTTATTGGGTATTTTAACCTTTAAATAGTTTGTATTATCACTCTGTGATAATTATTCCCATGCAGCCCCTAAAAACTCAGTGCATTCCTTAAAACTTGCTAAATAAATTTGTCTAGCAGGCAGACAGTCATTGTTCCACTGCACACAGTAACATTTTTCATGCACCAACTCTTTCATTCTTCGCTCTCCCAGTGACAATGTTCTTCTCTcctagaaaagaaaaagaagatgataagcagaaggttttttttaatgtgtcactTAAAGTGAAAATTCGTCCTCACTGCAGGTCCCATTCAGATGCCCCCGTTTTATATTTTGCTCATGCCACACTGGCATTTGCATCTCAGCCATTAACATGGATCAATCATCTTCAGGCATGGAAGCGGGTGGAGTGAAAGAACGAGGAGAGGTTTTAAAAATGTCCCGATGATTGGCTGTCTGTGCAGGGAGCTTGTCGGCTGCAATTTTTCATGTCGATCCTGCAATCAGACATTCGCTGAAATCAACTGAGGCGCgctgctttttctgctgctggaggCACACGTGTGAGCAGCAGGCTGCTGTGCTTTGGCACTGTAAACTCTATCGTTAGATTAGACTCACAgggtttaattaaaaacaacaaaaaaacatagcTAATGAAGGTGGCACTTACAACAATACACATACAAAATCTGGCAGAGCTCAGCAGCCAGAGCGCCTGGTGACACATGCTGCCATTACTCCACAACACGATGCCTGTTGCTCAGATGCCTGTCAAGCTAAATTCCCCTGAACACAGTGGTGTGTATGTGAGGCCTTGTCCCACTTATCTCATCCATCAGAGAATTTCACTACTCCATCTGTCAGTCAGCAATCCCTCACTGTCGGCCAGACTAGGGGATGGAGCAGCCTGATCATCTATCGTGTTGTTATATATGTGACTGTCTGTGAGCATCCGTCTAGCAGCCAGTGACACGTATTGCTGTTGATGTCTCAGTTGGTGTCAGCAGCTCCACATTTCATCCTAAATGTGTCTGCGGTGGGGGCTGAGAGCCTTTACAAGGCCATCATGTTTTAAtctttaaacagtttaaaaggCCTCCGCTATAGTGACACATCATCACTCCAGCTCTCAGTTCTAACCCTCCCCGAACAATGATCAGCTCAGATAAGTGAATCCAGCCTAGTTGTAGCGTAATAGTAAGAAATCCTTACCTAATCTTGAAAGAATGCCAGTCCTTGGTCATCTTTAAACCCCGTACCTTCAGCTGTAGGATGTCACTTGTGTTTCATGTATCGAGCGCCTGAGCACTACAGAGCACTTTCAAGATAATTTGATATAACTTGCATACTTTTTTCTACCTTGTCTgccttttaaaactttttatcGATTTGTCTTCCTCTGTGAGTACATTTTCCAGTTTTAGCCTCCAGCGTTTCTTTGGTCACATGTGGAGGACAGTAATGATAATAAGACCAAGGCCTGTTCAAAGAACCACCCCTTCCCCACAAAGCCACACCAGGGTTACTGGAGTGTTTTAAAGTATTTGTATGAttcatataattttttttttttttttaaattaattttgacTATAAAACTGTCTGAAACTATTGAGCCAGATTTTAAACCAACAAATTCCCTTCTGAAAGGGACAGAGTTAGTTTTTAGAGTGCAGGGGGAAAAGCCAACACTTTAATAGAGGTTTATTTAACCAGACATGATAATATTTGTATTTCGTGATTTCCATTTAAATTGACAGAGATGGTGTGTGAacagctgttttgtgtgtgttcctgaggggatgggataaaaaaaaaaaccaaaaacattaaacacatacaaaacagcCATCATCTTAATGAAGGCTCACAGCAATGTTTGAGTCTGGAACAGTGTTTACAAATCCCAATACAAGTTAATCAGAAGTGGAAAACAGGACCAACCATTTTCCACCTAGTTTTATTTCTCAGAATATAGATGACTGTGCTTGAACACTTACTAGAAATAATCAGCTTCCATTAGGGTACGGCTTACGCAAGTAACCAGATGAGGACCAAAAAAAAgtccttcaaattaaaagcttgTAAATTCCGTAGCCGAGAGGTGCATTGTTGTAGCTTCATTCAATATATTAATCACTAGTCTGAAGCTGTAATTACGTGGCAGCAACCTTTCTGAATAAACACTAGAGAGCAGAATGGTGTCCAGGCTGTCAAAGTAAAACTGAGTGCAGGCAGTAGAGCAAAGGACATTGAGGCAGACACTTGGGACCTGTAGGACACACTGTACAGAGGCTGGTTTATAGGCTaacacattcagacagacaaTAGTTTTCAGGCAAGTGTGGAGAAAATATGTAGAGACAGATGACAGGTCACTACCTGCAGAAACATATAGCTCTGGGATTAAACAGGAAACACCTCAGTGTTTGAAATAGCAAATAGTTTATTTTAGTTGTGCTGGTGTAACTTGCTCTTGACGTTGAGGTGTATGGAAGACGTTTTCACACgctgcaactttttttttttttttttttttgtcaaacaatGTTTATTGGCATATGACAACATAACATAGTAggttcatttgtatttttcaaatCAGTGTGTGGTCACTGGTTATTTTCTGAAACACAGAACACGACTGAACcacttttttcttctgcaaTCAAATCTCTCTTAGAACGTTTAGCAACTGTGAGCGAATCAGTTTAGACGTGGTAAAATGCTCATCTCcctaaaaacattttagaaatgtgcCCACCTTAAATAATATAATGCTTTTTCATCTCAGAGTGTTTATGCGGTGTTAGGTCTAGGAGCTCGGGCGTGTCCCTAATTACCTGGAACATCAGTGTTTTGATCGATGTTCATACGCACTAATGGCAGCAGCCTCCAGTTGTCCTCAAGTTAAATCAAATACAAATTAAACAACTTCACTTTAACTTTTACTAAAAAACATATAGTCGCAAATAGGTCTGTGCActaaaagaagagaaacataGTTGACCATATACTTTAATGGAAAGAGTTTCCAGTGATGGTTACTGTCCGCTGGCTTGGCCTTTTAATCAGGGTATAAGATGAAGCCGGAGAAGGTGctgtatttgttgttgttgccgCCATGAGCCTTGCCGCCGTCCAGTTTGACGTAGACCTCATCTCCAGAGTCCAAGTGCAGCACAGCACTATTGCTGGCGTAGTCGTAATTCTGGTCTGCATCCTGAGCTATGGCACTTGCCCGCACCTGGGGGAAAGCAGGTGAGACGTTTGGTGATGAGCGTTAGTTTTCAGGAGGATACAACAGGAATAGAAACTGGGTGGAAAGGTCATGTAGGCCTGAGAGGTGGGAAAGCAGTGATGCAGCCATTTAACACCAGCTAAAGTCTAAACTACCAAGTGGGAATTCAAGGGGAAACAGTAACTTGAGGAAATCAAgttaaaatgaacacaaaccATTAGGATGTTATGTAGAAGAGAACGTGATAAAATTGACTTTTTATCCAAGTTTAAATTTGATCCTCTCTCAGCATCTCTAATGAACAGTGATTATGTTAAGGCTTATGTCtaaccccctcccctccctcttaCCATCCAGCTATAGCTGTGCATGTCTGAGAGGAAACACTCATCCAAACAGATTTACGCATGAGCGCCACTGCCTAACAGAGCCTGCAGACAGTCTTGGATTTAACCAAAAATATCACTCATGTTATCATGAATCCATTCAAGACGTTAATTGTAAGACTATGCAGTTATATAACTCGCGTCAGGGAGCGTAAAAGGGCGCGCCTTAGGCCACGCTGTGTGCCTCCTGTGCGTAAAATGCGTacaaacaagtgaaaatgctttgGAGTTGGATTAAAAGTGCACAGTGATTTGTTGTTTCTAGTCGTCTCCAATATTACCTGTCCGTTTTTGCACAAGTCGGCCCACATGCTGGTTCCGTCCCCTCCACGCATCAGCACATGGTAGGTGAAGAAATAGATCCCGGATACATGACAGGTGAACTTCCCGGTGCTCGGATCGTAGTGGTTCCCCAAGTTTGTAATCACGTCGTCAAACTTTAACACCTCATAGCCCTCATGTGGATTTTTAAGACCAACATAAAAAGCGATCCTGAAACTGCTGGCTGATGAGTTTGCACCGTCCGTTTCTGCGTTTTCAGACCCCACAGCTCCGGTTAATGCGGGGAACGCGAGTTTAGAATCGCCGCGCTCCCCCGGTGGCCCCCTTGGACCCGGGGGTCCTGGTTCTCCTGGCGGGCCCCGAGGTCCCGGTTTACCTGGTCGCCCCGGCTCGCCACGACTCCCTTGCGCCATTGGCGGCTGCGGAGCGACATCGTTCACGTTTTGGATCACCTCCACTGCGGTGGCGCCTCCCGGTTTGGGGCTGTATGGGTCGCAGACCATCCGACAGGTGCCCATCATCTCATAATAATGAGCGGTGGTCTCAGAGGTGCGGAGCAACAGTAACGGGACAGCGATGGCCAGAGCCAGAAGAAGCATCGCGACGACGGTCACCAGGAAGACCACCGACCACTTCCTCCGTGCGGTTCGGGGACAAATGGACGAAAGAAAACCCGGGGAGCCTCTCTGGAGGGGAATCGTGACAGAGGGCAGAGGAACTTTCTAGAGGATAAAACAA is a genomic window of Mastacembelus armatus chromosome 2, fMasArm1.2, whole genome shotgun sequence containing:
- the LOC113127354 gene encoding complement C1q-like protein 2, whose product is MLLLALAIAVPLLLLRTSETTAHYYEMMGTCRMVCDPYSPKPGGATAVEVIQNVNDVAPQPPMAQGSRGEPGRPGKPGPRGPPGEPGPPGPRGPPGERGDSKLAFPALTGAVGSENAETDGANSSASSFRIAFYVGLKNPHEGYEVLKFDDVITNLGNHYDPSTGKFTCHVSGIYFFTYHVLMRGGDGTSMWADLCKNGQVRASAIAQDADQNYDYASNSAVLHLDSGDEVYVKLDGGKAHGGNNNKYSTFSGFILYPD